A single window of Archangium gephyra DNA harbors:
- a CDS encoding ribonuclease T2 family protein, protein MRRGLLTLSLACLVLTSGFGPPASNIFKSQGRPASSCSKAGGFSQYVLALSWAPSFCGANTSHCGLKECQNLSGSFAGNHLTLHGLWPQYTDAEAPSGCTYPSNCQGPAYDPSTLPTDMAKYAPAYALDGLGAHEWPKHGTCSGLTQPAFYQSALRVFQSLGGDQGTPGALTQNIGGQVALATLQKAFGNVPAESVTLSCDKACNLQQVGICFGADAQGNPTAPAACPQSTTKSNYDNSCVVGVSGGKTPQQPMCPMIKLRAPAGTCATGSGSGAGQGKNR, encoded by the coding sequence ATGCGCCGTGGCCTGTTGACCTTGTCCCTCGCTTGTCTCGTTCTCACCTCGGGCTTCGGCCCGCCCGCTTCCAACATCTTCAAATCCCAGGGCCGTCCGGCGAGCAGTTGCAGCAAGGCTGGCGGGTTCAGCCAGTACGTCCTCGCCTTGAGCTGGGCTCCCAGCTTCTGTGGCGCCAATACCAGCCACTGCGGCCTGAAGGAGTGCCAGAACCTCTCTGGCTCCTTCGCGGGCAACCACCTCACGCTCCACGGGCTGTGGCCCCAGTACACCGATGCCGAGGCCCCTTCCGGTTGCACGTATCCGTCGAACTGCCAGGGTCCTGCCTACGACCCGAGCACCCTTCCCACCGACATGGCGAAATACGCCCCGGCCTACGCCCTCGACGGGCTGGGCGCGCACGAGTGGCCCAAACATGGAACCTGCTCGGGCCTGACCCAGCCGGCCTTCTACCAGAGCGCGCTCCGCGTGTTTCAGTCGCTCGGAGGCGATCAGGGCACCCCGGGCGCGCTCACCCAGAACATCGGAGGGCAGGTCGCGCTGGCGACGCTCCAGAAGGCTTTCGGCAATGTCCCGGCCGAGAGTGTGACCTTGAGCTGTGACAAGGCCTGCAACCTCCAGCAGGTGGGGATCTGCTTTGGCGCGGACGCACAGGGCAATCCGACGGCCCCCGCCGCCTGTCCCCAGAGCACGACGAAGTCCAACTACGACAACAGCTGCGTCGTGGGGGTCAGCGGAGGAAAGACGCCTCAGCAGCCGATGTGTCCGATGATCAAGCTCCGCGCACCGGCGGGCACCTGCGCCACCGGCTCCGGTTCCGGCGCTGGTCAGGGCAAGAACCGGTAG
- a CDS encoding DUF5953 family protein: MDKRKKMALIAYAPALVSDDGRPAAAVHGMERAFPGLRLGWTVSDDHQFISLPQRDRWLAQARRNGGFPLVCNNDEHHPVMISGLELPAMFGPGGQALFEVHAQLPLDAVGSVAAAGVLEAVAEGARAYWGHATPFNASVDIVRQTKNRPEDLAPPPRGLPELKSPGAMHSPEVPHRLGWLNYWSEAAARAIGFPDPARDAELLSRSRRTATGGWVVKLTDAPLDLDNPAHLDALKRAYERFLAIGGRAAP; the protein is encoded by the coding sequence ATGGATAAGCGAAAAAAAATGGCCCTCATCGCCTACGCGCCTGCGCTCGTGAGCGACGACGGTCGTCCTGCGGCTGCGGTCCATGGAATGGAGCGCGCATTCCCTGGATTGCGCCTGGGTTGGACCGTTTCTGATGACCATCAATTCATTTCTCTGCCACAGCGTGACAGGTGGCTTGCTCAGGCCAGGAGAAACGGGGGGTTTCCCCTCGTTTGCAACAATGACGAACATCATCCCGTGATGATCTCCGGGTTGGAACTCCCAGCCATGTTTGGCCCAGGAGGCCAGGCACTGTTTGAAGTCCACGCGCAACTGCCACTGGACGCCGTAGGGAGCGTGGCGGCGGCGGGTGTGCTGGAAGCCGTGGCAGAGGGCGCGCGCGCCTACTGGGGTCATGCCACACCATTCAATGCAAGCGTGGACATCGTACGCCAGACGAAGAATCGGCCAGAGGACCTGGCGCCGCCTCCCCGTGGGCTGCCGGAGCTCAAGTCCCCTGGTGCCATGCATTCGCCTGAGGTTCCGCATCGTCTGGGGTGGCTGAACTACTGGTCGGAAGCTGCCGCACGGGCCATCGGCTTTCCGGATCCCGCCCGCGACGCGGAGCTGCTTTCGCGCTCACGGCGCACTGCGACGGGCGGGTGGGTCGTCAAACTCACCGATGCGCCGCTCGACCTGGACAACCCCGCCCACCTGGACGCGCTCAAACGGGCTTACGAGCGCTTCCTGGCGATTGGCGGGCGCGCAGCCCCTTGA
- a CDS encoding DUF6310 domain-containing protein has translation MLAERCFHALDHDRIEFQDLTGRCAVASAGAAAVGVGLCVLAAPELVVGTVIVAGVVVVGFVIKEALEAYALDMGSPEARPVLETAPAPRKPSPRKRPQPEPEGPDFPPLEPPETWARDRSRCEPVPVPYHLGGNKLHDKCADRIPNNSFPGGDVFVNGKNFDALQLATRTLWEVKANDLEAYNPFILQVEINKQIEEARRERALAAACGFNFRIGVRSEAHKEALEGAAAEFKGLIELMGWC, from the coding sequence GTGCTGGCGGAGCGGTGCTTTCATGCCCTCGACCATGACCGGATCGAATTTCAGGACCTCACGGGACGATGCGCGGTGGCCTCCGCTGGTGCCGCTGCCGTGGGCGTCGGACTCTGTGTCCTGGCGGCGCCGGAGCTCGTGGTGGGAACGGTAATCGTCGCGGGCGTAGTGGTGGTGGGCTTCGTCATCAAGGAGGCCCTGGAGGCGTATGCTCTGGATATGGGCAGCCCCGAGGCAAGGCCCGTGCTTGAAACAGCGCCTGCCCCGCGGAAACCCTCGCCGAGAAAAAGACCCCAGCCAGAGCCAGAAGGACCGGATTTCCCTCCGCTTGAGCCACCCGAGACCTGGGCGCGAGACCGCAGCAGGTGCGAGCCCGTCCCAGTGCCGTACCACCTTGGCGGTAATAAACTGCACGACAAGTGCGCCGACAGAATTCCGAACAACAGTTTCCCCGGAGGGGATGTGTTCGTGAATGGGAAGAACTTCGACGCACTGCAACTGGCCACGCGCACGCTCTGGGAGGTGAAAGCCAACGATCTCGAAGCGTATAATCCTTTCATTCTTCAAGTCGAGATCAACAAGCAGATAGAGGAAGCACGGCGTGAGCGGGCCCTCGCGGCGGCCTGCGGATTCAACTTCCGAATCGGCGTTCGCAGCGAAGCGCACAAGGAAGCACTGGAAGGCGCGGCTGCGGAATTCAAGGGGCTCATTGAGCTCATGGGCTGGTGTTGA
- a CDS encoding serine/threonine-protein kinase, with translation MHPDFEVELRAALAEGLLSEQEVEQLREEARRLERSPLALLRERGRLSEGTLISMMAQVRAATPQVASARDGSDSELPSFPVSGWERYQCVRFLGEGGMGRVFLAHDPRLNRHVALKFVRGDEPGLTQRFLSEARAQARVNHERVCKVYEVGEVQGRVYIAMQFIEGRTLSTLARELSVEQKVLVLREAAEGVNEAHRVGLIHRDLKPSNIMVERAEDGTLRPYVMDFGLARDWNDGATVTGAVMGTPQYMSPEQARGEVSSLDRRADVYSLGATLYSVLTGHPPIPGGNGLEVLKNVLEVEPRPPRAVDPDIPADLEAITLKCLEKERSARYDSARALAEELDRFLSGEPVQARSNRAWYRLRKKLRKHRLVASVAAVAAVLVLLALGQAGLARRETAVRERLARRFTESVERIEALARYSDLSHLHDTRVDRRVIRARMAALEAEIHEAGEQALGPGHYALGRGHLALGDEARARESLETAWTHGFREPRVAYALALVTGHQYQEQLLEAERLRDPERREARQREVERRYREPALAWLRQSEGAEVPSAAYVAALLAFYENRWDEALSQLDTIGPGLSWFHEAPKLRGDILQARAMRQWNQGEHAGALADFEAGRKAYAEAAAIGESVASIHTAQGELEYGALVLELYGKGEVAPRYTQALQAVSRALAAMPEHPDALVLESRLHRRLAEHQRHLGDYSETLPEKAVTAARRALELAPSSAKARLELGQAWWIWGYTRQSHSQDPREQLREAVESFESIAPEERDQDFLLNLGMVYKTWADYEEQVGADPLPAYGKSIESYLAALQRDARTPEGWINLGIGYYTRATLPRAPAPDADLTEAVAALDKARSLNSGHVVPYFYAGLAHALVAQRLRVSGGEPGPSLERSAEMYRKGLELSPGIPQLHNGLCLTLIQQARAGWDRGGDPFPSLDQAQKACEQSVAIAPKSGYGHINLGEVLAQRALYQRARGEEPGPSVRAADEALRQALQWLPEEVDALANRGMVHAILATFELEHGRDARPSSSRAEASLRQALARKPTHAEAWYYLGEALGARALSPGGRPQDSEAAAQAFQKGLELAPERQEFRLGFGHFLRRQATRLIQEAQDPGPSLQRGLELAQQLLAARPGWPDARLLRGSLLALEQESRGQAREDLSSALSANPGFQREWGRTLQRLQSSGP, from the coding sequence ATGCATCCGGATTTCGAGGTCGAGTTGCGGGCAGCCCTGGCCGAGGGCCTTCTCTCCGAGCAGGAGGTGGAGCAGCTGCGCGAGGAGGCCCGGCGCCTGGAGCGCAGTCCCCTGGCCCTGCTGCGGGAGCGGGGCCGTCTGTCCGAGGGGACGCTCATCTCGATGATGGCGCAAGTCCGGGCCGCCACCCCCCAGGTGGCCAGCGCTCGAGACGGGAGCGACTCCGAGCTCCCGTCCTTCCCCGTCAGCGGGTGGGAGCGTTACCAGTGCGTGCGCTTCCTCGGCGAGGGAGGAATGGGGCGGGTCTTCCTCGCGCATGATCCGCGGCTGAACCGCCACGTGGCCTTGAAGTTCGTCCGGGGTGACGAGCCCGGGCTCACCCAGCGCTTCCTCTCCGAGGCCAGGGCCCAGGCGCGGGTCAACCACGAGCGGGTGTGCAAGGTCTACGAGGTGGGCGAGGTCCAGGGGCGCGTCTACATCGCCATGCAGTTCATCGAGGGGCGTACGCTGAGCACGCTCGCCCGCGAGCTGTCCGTCGAGCAGAAGGTGCTGGTGCTCCGGGAAGCCGCCGAGGGCGTGAATGAGGCGCACCGCGTGGGCCTCATCCACCGCGACCTCAAGCCCTCCAACATCATGGTGGAGCGCGCCGAGGACGGCACGTTGCGCCCCTACGTGATGGACTTCGGGCTGGCGCGAGACTGGAACGATGGGGCCACCGTCACCGGCGCGGTGATGGGCACGCCCCAGTACATGTCGCCCGAGCAGGCCCGCGGCGAGGTCTCCAGCCTGGATCGCCGGGCGGACGTCTACAGCCTGGGCGCCACCCTCTACAGTGTGTTGACGGGCCACCCGCCCATTCCCGGCGGCAACGGGCTGGAGGTGCTCAAGAACGTCCTCGAGGTGGAGCCACGCCCGCCGCGCGCGGTGGATCCGGACATCCCCGCGGACCTCGAGGCCATCACGCTCAAGTGTCTGGAGAAGGAGCGCTCGGCCCGGTACGACTCGGCGCGCGCCCTGGCCGAGGAGCTCGACCGCTTCCTCTCGGGCGAGCCGGTACAGGCCCGCTCCAACAGGGCCTGGTACCGCCTGCGCAAGAAGCTGCGCAAGCACCGGCTCGTGGCGTCCGTGGCCGCGGTGGCGGCCGTGCTCGTGCTCCTGGCCCTGGGCCAGGCGGGGCTGGCCCGCCGGGAGACAGCCGTGCGCGAGCGTCTGGCCCGGCGGTTCACCGAGTCCGTGGAACGCATCGAGGCGCTGGCGCGCTACTCGGACCTCTCCCACCTGCACGACACGCGCGTGGACCGGCGCGTCATCCGCGCGCGCATGGCGGCACTCGAGGCGGAGATCCACGAGGCGGGCGAGCAGGCCCTGGGGCCCGGTCACTACGCGCTGGGGCGCGGCCACCTCGCGCTCGGAGACGAGGCCCGGGCCCGCGAGTCGCTCGAAACCGCCTGGACGCACGGCTTCCGCGAGCCCCGGGTGGCCTACGCGCTCGCCCTGGTGACGGGGCACCAATACCAGGAGCAGCTGCTGGAGGCCGAGCGCCTCCGCGACCCCGAGCGGCGGGAGGCTCGCCAGCGCGAGGTGGAGCGCCGCTACCGGGAGCCGGCGCTGGCCTGGCTCCGCCAGAGTGAAGGGGCCGAGGTTCCCTCCGCCGCGTATGTGGCGGCGCTGCTCGCCTTCTACGAGAACCGGTGGGACGAGGCCCTCTCCCAGCTGGACACCATCGGCCCCGGGCTCTCCTGGTTCCATGAGGCCCCCAAGCTGCGCGGCGACATCCTCCAGGCCCGCGCCATGCGGCAGTGGAACCAGGGCGAGCACGCGGGCGCGCTGGCGGACTTCGAGGCGGGCCGGAAGGCCTACGCCGAGGCGGCGGCGATCGGCGAGAGCGTGGCCTCCATCCACACGGCCCAGGGAGAGCTGGAGTACGGCGCGCTCGTCCTGGAGCTGTATGGCAAGGGCGAGGTCGCTCCCCGCTACACCCAGGCCCTCCAGGCCGTCTCCCGCGCGCTCGCGGCCATGCCGGAGCATCCGGACGCGCTCGTGCTGGAGTCCCGCCTGCACCGGCGGCTCGCCGAGCATCAACGCCACCTGGGCGACTACTCCGAGACTCTGCCGGAGAAGGCCGTGACGGCCGCGCGCAGGGCGCTGGAGCTCGCCCCCTCGAGCGCGAAGGCCCGGCTGGAGTTGGGGCAGGCCTGGTGGATCTGGGGCTACACCCGCCAGAGCCATTCGCAGGATCCGCGCGAGCAGTTGCGCGAGGCCGTCGAGAGCTTCGAGAGCATCGCCCCGGAGGAGCGGGACCAGGACTTCCTGCTCAATCTGGGCATGGTCTACAAGACCTGGGCCGACTACGAGGAACAGGTCGGCGCGGATCCGCTGCCCGCCTACGGCAAGTCCATCGAGTCCTATCTCGCCGCCCTCCAGCGCGACGCCCGGACGCCAGAGGGGTGGATCAACCTGGGCATCGGGTACTACACCCGCGCCACCCTGCCCCGCGCCCCGGCTCCAGACGCGGACCTCACCGAGGCGGTGGCGGCCCTGGACAAGGCCCGGAGCCTCAACTCCGGTCACGTGGTGCCCTATTTCTACGCGGGACTGGCGCACGCGCTCGTGGCCCAGCGGTTGCGCGTCTCGGGAGGTGAGCCCGGACCCTCGCTGGAGCGCTCCGCGGAGATGTACCGCAAGGGGCTCGAGCTCTCCCCCGGCATTCCCCAGCTCCACAACGGCCTGTGCCTGACGCTGATCCAACAGGCCCGGGCGGGCTGGGACCGGGGGGGAGATCCCTTCCCCTCGCTGGACCAGGCCCAGAAGGCCTGTGAGCAGTCCGTGGCCATCGCGCCCAAGAGCGGCTATGGGCACATCAACCTCGGCGAGGTGCTCGCCCAGCGCGCCCTGTACCAGCGCGCCCGCGGAGAGGAGCCCGGCCCGAGCGTGCGCGCGGCCGACGAGGCCCTGCGGCAGGCACTCCAATGGCTTCCGGAGGAAGTGGACGCCCTGGCCAACCGCGGCATGGTCCATGCCATCCTGGCCACGTTCGAGCTGGAGCACGGGAGGGATGCCCGCCCCAGCAGCTCGCGGGCCGAGGCTTCACTGCGGCAAGCCCTCGCGCGCAAGCCGACCCACGCCGAGGCCTGGTACTACCTGGGTGAGGCACTGGGGGCCCGGGCGCTCTCCCCAGGCGGACGCCCCCAGGACTCCGAGGCGGCGGCCCAGGCGTTCCAGAAGGGACTGGAGCTGGCCCCGGAGCGGCAGGAGTTCCGCCTCGGCTTCGGGCACTTCCTCCGCCGCCAGGCCACTCGCTTGATCCAAGAGGCGCAGGACCCGGGCCCCTCGCTCCAACGCGGGCTGGAGCTGGCCCAGCAGCTCCTCGCGGCACGTCCCGGATGGCCAGACGCCCGGCTCTTGCGTGGCAGTCTGTTGGCGCTCGAGCAGGAGTCGCGCGGACAGGCCCGGGAGGATCTCTCCAGCGCCCTCTCCGCCAACCCGGGCTTTCAACGCGAGTGGGGACGCACCCTCCAGCGCCTCCAGTCCAGCGGGCCCTAG
- a CDS encoding GON domain-containing protein — MMHTPRWKKLMFAASLAVLPACGMEAPDSPDTKGLDPQAPTELGQTRAALTSGPASCQDIKTANPAAADGAYVLFHGGDRSKPWSAWCRNMAGTPAEYLSLPSTGPSLNFSQYTAGVHNGGGTNVRTLFSKVRIDPTTLRVSTGDLTFSTSSGLLWHGDAVTSMSYAAAMNCDFGNPGLGNVDLRGTPFAAAPGQFVAVGSYPSGAATYSSDNQVVDLWGRGNCGWMSVQGADHPFNGRSAQFQLQYRPSTPASCQELKTALPAAADGEYVLYVNGDATRPWTAWCQNMAGTPAEYLSLASTGPSLNFSQYTAGYNNGGGTDVRTLFSKVRIDPATLRVSTGDQTFSTSSGLLWHGDAVTSMSYAAAMNCDFVRPGLGNVDLRGTSFAVAPGEFVMVGYYGSGGATYSSDNQVVDLWNWGECGWMSVQGADHPFNGRGAQLQLQYKPMSL, encoded by the coding sequence ATGATGCATACACCTCGTTGGAAGAAGCTGATGTTCGCCGCCAGCCTCGCCGTCCTCCCCGCCTGCGGGATGGAGGCGCCGGACAGCCCCGATACCAAGGGGCTCGACCCGCAGGCCCCCACGGAGTTGGGCCAGACGCGGGCCGCGCTCACCAGCGGTCCGGCGAGCTGCCAGGACATCAAGACCGCCAACCCCGCCGCGGCGGATGGTGCGTACGTGCTGTTCCACGGCGGCGATAGGTCCAAGCCCTGGTCGGCGTGGTGCCGCAACATGGCGGGCACTCCCGCGGAGTACCTGTCTCTGCCCTCGACGGGCCCCTCGCTCAACTTCTCCCAGTACACCGCGGGCGTTCACAACGGCGGCGGCACCAACGTGCGGACCCTCTTCTCCAAGGTTCGCATCGATCCCACCACCCTGCGCGTGAGCACCGGTGACCTGACCTTCTCCACCTCCTCCGGCCTGCTCTGGCACGGGGATGCCGTTACCTCCATGTCCTATGCCGCGGCGATGAACTGCGACTTCGGCAACCCTGGCCTGGGCAACGTGGACCTGCGGGGTACTCCCTTCGCCGCGGCTCCCGGCCAGTTCGTGGCGGTCGGCTCCTACCCCTCCGGCGCGGCTACCTACAGCTCGGACAACCAGGTGGTGGACTTGTGGGGCCGGGGCAATTGCGGCTGGATGTCGGTACAGGGCGCCGACCACCCCTTCAACGGCCGCAGCGCCCAGTTCCAGCTCCAGTACAGGCCGAGCACCCCGGCGAGCTGCCAGGAGCTCAAGACCGCGCTTCCCGCCGCGGCGGATGGTGAGTACGTGCTGTACGTCAATGGCGATGCCACCAGGCCCTGGACGGCGTGGTGCCAGAACATGGCGGGCACTCCCGCGGAGTACCTGTCGCTGGCTTCGACGGGCCCCTCGCTCAACTTCTCCCAGTACACCGCGGGCTACAACAACGGCGGCGGCACCGACGTGCGGACCCTCTTCTCCAAGGTTCGCATCGACCCCGCCACCCTGCGCGTGAGCACCGGTGACCAGACCTTCTCCACCTCCTCTGGCCTGCTGTGGCACGGGGATGCCGTCACCTCCATGTCCTATGCAGCGGCCATGAACTGCGACTTCGTCAGGCCTGGACTGGGCAACGTGGACCTGCGGGGCACTTCCTTCGCGGTGGCTCCTGGCGAGTTCGTGATGGTCGGCTACTACGGCTCGGGCGGGGCCACCTACAGCTCGGACAACCAGGTGGTGGACCTGTGGAACTGGGGCGAGTGCGGCTGGATGTCGGTGCAGGGCGCCGACCACCCCTTCAACGGCCGCGGTGCCCAGCTCCAGCTCCAGTACAAGCCGATGAGCCTGTAG
- a CDS encoding amidohydrolase family protein has product MSSFSRRLLAVVGVVLLWSLSGPARGQAADSQGPPRLALRAARLFDGKNARLLPDAVVLVEGPSIQAVGTRLPIPPGTRVIDLGDVTLLPGLVDAHSHLLLEVPLDSAGSLLDYVARTSTAERALLGAKLGREMLEAGFTTVRDLGNSGRNGDVALRKAIQEGWVTGPRLSACTRALAPPGGQMDTLQPLAQGLIEEEYATVSGVEAARRAVRQALHDGADCIKVIVDNGPNLLTLELLRLNDRLSSLEAGKLADVLAVKGDPLKDLGALEQVRFVMKEGRVVLDARAGEGQAEGTVR; this is encoded by the coding sequence ATGTCTTCTTTTTCCAGGCGATTGCTGGCGGTCGTCGGAGTAGTCCTGCTCTGGAGTCTCTCGGGGCCCGCCCGGGGCCAGGCGGCCGACTCCCAGGGGCCCCCGCGCCTCGCGCTGCGCGCCGCGAGACTCTTCGACGGGAAGAACGCCCGGCTCCTGCCGGACGCTGTTGTTCTCGTCGAGGGACCGAGCATCCAGGCCGTGGGCACCCGCCTCCCCATTCCTCCGGGAACGCGGGTCATCGACCTGGGCGACGTCACCCTCCTGCCAGGGCTGGTGGACGCGCACTCGCACCTGCTGCTGGAGGTCCCTCTGGACAGCGCTGGCTCCCTGCTGGACTACGTGGCCCGGACGAGTACCGCCGAGCGCGCGCTGCTGGGCGCGAAGCTGGGCCGCGAGATGCTGGAAGCCGGCTTCACCACGGTGCGCGATCTGGGCAACTCCGGCCGGAATGGGGACGTGGCGCTGCGCAAGGCCATCCAGGAGGGCTGGGTGACGGGGCCGCGCCTCTCCGCGTGTACCCGCGCGCTCGCGCCGCCCGGGGGGCAGATGGACACGCTGCAGCCGCTGGCGCAGGGCCTCATCGAGGAGGAGTACGCCACCGTCTCGGGCGTGGAGGCGGCCCGGCGCGCGGTGCGGCAGGCGCTCCATGACGGCGCGGACTGCATCAAGGTCATCGTCGACAACGGCCCCAACCTGCTCACCCTGGAGCTGCTTCGCCTGAACGATCGGCTCAGCTCCCTCGAAGCCGGCAAGCTCGCGGACGTGCTCGCGGTGAAGGGGGACCCTCTGAAGGACCTGGGCGCGCTGGAGCAGGTCCGGTTCGTCATGAAGGAGGGCCGGGTGGTGCTGGACGCCCGGGCCGGGGAAGGACAGGCCGAGGGCACCGTGCGCTGA